Part of the Garra rufa chromosome 8, GarRuf1.0, whole genome shotgun sequence genome, aatatgttgttctgctgatTTATGCTGTCTAACCATGGAAAAACAATGTAGAtgctgctaaatcatacagagaaaggccacaatattttgacaaaccaaagttaataggtggtaaagatatgtatgagcagtattaattatgatattagcctaatatttcacctacctcactggaaatgataagaacagacacaaatgttgtcaagattctttacctggaaatcctggttaagtttggccaaccacaaatggcTTTTGTTCccccagacagttttttgcactcttctccttgatttgttataacttttggcagtctacagtACTCCAATATTTTTCTCGCTCCAGGCCGATTAATACATcccaaaacatgataataattggccattttcagcagcaataatcagcaaaatatgtgagtttcgttcGGCTCACGTTACGTTgagtgccgccaatatggtcgattgatgacgcatcatgaaaacactctattattAAGGATTATTATTAAGGATTCAAGTGCTTAATGCATTCTGATCTCTATTTTAATTGGTAGATGGCTACACTTGCATCAAGCCCCTCCTGCAGCTTCTTCAGCATGCACCTTGCCAGATTTGCCAGCTTTGCTATTCTTGGATCTTCCACTATATTGGCATAGATTTCCAGAAGCGGTTTTGGAATATTCTGTCCCAGCTGGTGGATGTGGGCTTAAGGATCCCCTTGTTCTACACCGTCAGAAAATATACTTTGCAAAGCAAATAAAGTGCGACTTGGCAACCCCATTGGAAAGGGATTCCTCTGAGAATACTGACTGAATGATTTTAGACTGTTTGTAGGCCACCTTCTACATCTCCTCTACTCCCTTCTGGCCTTCGCTGCTATACTACTTTCCAAGTGCCCGCAGGAGGATACACTATCACAGCTCAGCGTAACTAGTCACATAATGTTTTTAGTATCTCTGCTGCTTGCTCTTCTAGTAGGTTTTTGCTTATCTGCACCTCCAGGATCTGCCACGTTACGTCTTCCTCTGTCTTCCTCAGTCTTCCTCTAAAGTATCCAGAACAGCACCCACCGGTGGCCTTCATTTTCCTGTAGAGGGCATTCATTTTATCAGACTAGGTCCTCGCTGTATAGTAGGTGTCTCAGAGAAGCCTTGATTCAATATTTTGGCTAATTTGTTAATGCTTTGAACTACTAATAAAGTGTGCTGAGCTCATTCTTACGTTAAatatgtgacgctggaccacaaaaccagtcataggtggccgagagagctcaacgcgctgcaacaaaacacatgcaaacagaaaaaaacgacaacaaataaaaaaaaaacatcttcatcagtttgctccgtgctatttgcagcgctttttttttgtgtttgcagcgctttttttgtgtttgcagcgtttccgtatttgtgtttgcattgcgaggatttgcagcgcctgtgttgtcaaactgaagaagatgtttttttttaaatttgttgtcattttttttctgtttgcatgtgttttcttaagttgcagcgtgttgagctctctcggccaccgtaatattgcctttaaagttgtccaaatgaagttttagcaatgaatattacaaaattacaaaaattaagttttgatatatttacggtaggaaatttacaaaatatcttcatgaaacatgatctttatataacaatgatttttggcacaaaagaaaaataaataattttgacacatacaattatttttggcaattgctacaaatatacctgtgctacttaagactggttttgtagtccagtgtcacatttgttacttaatttaaaaaagtctTTAAAGGTTTTAAAGACCTGATGGATGGATGAGATTCGAATAATTTTGTGGTCTAGGCTCACATATGTCCTACAAAAGTAAGCAGATTATTCCCAAAAATCAGCACAGAGGATGTGCAAATTCTGTTGGGGCTTAGAATTAAACacacatattttacataaaaaaaatatttttaggtgAAAAAATGGTCAAATTTGCAGTTTCATAAAATGATCCAAAGAATGTAGAGAAAATTGTAACTGTTTAAAAAGGTCAAATGtttattaaatgcatattttaaaaagatgttaataaaaaaaatcctgaataaaCAGGGAAGTTTGTTCTTGTTTTTTctcctaaaaattaaaaaaatgaagatcacattatatttttacttctctcaatacaattatttttactatttgaaataaccgttttaatatattttaaaatgtaattttattcctgtgatcaaagctagatttcatcattactccagtattcagtatcacatgatccttcagaaaaaaacacataataattagtattatattaatatataaaacagtacatttttaacaGGATAAGAATGATGAATAAAAATATCCAAATatgttcttctgaaatttctattcatcaaagaaacctgaaaacattctactaagctgttttcaacataataataataataataataataataataaatgtttttggagcagcaaatcagaatattagaatggtttctgaaggatagtgtgactggaataattatgctaaaaattaagctttgaaattacaggaatacattacattttaaaatatattcaaatagaaaacaattattttaaatagtaaaaaatatttcacattttactgtttttgctgtactttgtatcaaacaggcttggtgagcagaaaagactttaaaaaaaacattaaaaatcttactgttccaaaacttttgactggtagtgtatgtggcCATGTTGAAATCAGGCCTATGAATAAATAGTGATCAATTTGGCAATAGTGTTTCCCCTTGTCCAAGTTAATACACATTCAGAAATGAGTTAATTCACATTCTCTTCAAGAGAAATTTTCATTAGTCATATATGTTGGCAAACTCAGATTTAGAGCAACAAAAAAGGCCAATCAAAGTTTGTAAAAAGGTGCTTAAACACTGTCTGTACTCTGTCATGGACATAAAAACatgaattaatacattattttttaaaacatgacTCAGTTTCCCTGAGTTTTCCCACAGTAAAATGATGTATAataacatttaatacattttcaatGTGTGTGTAGATGTTTTAATGTTCAGTCCTTTAATTTAAACACTATTTATTTCAGGTGCTAACCTTTTTAAATGAATGGAAACTTTCAGTTCATTTAGTTGGAATGGAAAACATAAATTAAAAGAAATCTGTACCACTGATTTTTAAAGTGTCCAGAAACTAAACGAAGCATACAGAACACTGAGGAGATATCCTGTCACGACTATTGTGCTTATGTAGGGGGACATAAAAGCAGCAGTAGCCTGTCTGAAGTTCCTGTATTTAAAATCTGGAACACTTTAAAGAATGAATCGAATGAAATGGTTTGTGCTTCTAGTATTAACCGAGGAGGTCACTGGTCACAcaataataaatgtgaccctggaccttaaAACCAATCTTAAGCAGCATGTGTATATTAGGatataaggatattaagtaaagatcatgttccatggatgGGCCTATATTTgatacattttctaccgtaaatatatcaaagcttaattttttattagtaatatgcatgactaagaacttcatttagacaacttacaaggcgattttcttagtatttggattttttttttttttgcaccctcagattccagattttcaaatagttgtatctcggccaaatttgGTCTTCTCTTAACAAACCACAAGTCAATGGAAAGAGATgacatataaatctcaatttaaaaaaaatgaccttatgactgtttttgtggtccagggtcacaaatcataaATAACAtgacacaaaacacaaaaatcaaTTACTGTAATTaaggaatttttcaaaaaacacTACAtgtattgatttgtttgtttttgggtaATATTTTCACTTATGTTTATAGAAACATAAACACCTGAGAGTAAACACTTTAACTTCACACCGGAATAAAATAGATGAAAATAGATGAAACCATTTCCTTTTTCGGAAAACTGCTCGACATAAATGTTAAACCGCTTCGATGTTGACTGTAATTAGCTTCTTACAAGGACTGGAAAACCTCTGAGGACGAAATGGCTGCATGGAACGACTAGGTGGCAGTAATGAGCCTCACTGTGTTTGAATGTGCGTCACGTCTACGAGTCACGCAAAACGAACCCGGATGTTAATCCGCCATAAAAGTCGAAAGAAGAACCCGGATGTGCCGCGAAATTTGAAACGAGTTTAGAGATATTTATATGTCGTTTTCTGAATCTAATTTATAAAACCACTGAAACTTTGGTAAGGTATTATGCGATTTTATGCTGAACTGAATGTGTACCTTCCTTGTTTTTTTGCTATTGTGATACGCTTTAGCCGGACAGTACAAAACTGTTACAACTGATTGTTTATGGCTGTagaaaattatgttgtttatgtaaTAATGTAATTAGTCAAATATTAGATTTTTGTATGATCACTAATGACTGACTGTCATTTCAGCCTGTAAAACCGGAGGGACATTGAACATGAATCCTTCAGAGCGTTTCTTTGCAAAGCTGCGGAAACTCACTGTTTATTTGGAGACTGAAAGTAATAATCTCCTGCATACAATTCAGAACCCCCCAGATGAAGATGGTAAGTTGTCAGCAAAAGGTTTATAGTTACTAACGTTACACTACCAGccacaagtttttgaacagtaagatttttaatgttttttataagGAATCCTTTTCtagtcaccaagcctgcatgtatttgatccaaagtaagttacagcaaaaacagtaaaattgtaaaatatttttactatttaaaataactgattttatgtatatatattttaaaatggaacttATTCttatgatttttagcatcattactccagtcacatgatccttcagaaatcgttttaatattctgatttgctgcttaaaaaaacaaacatttattattattattattatcattatgttgaaaacagctgtttcATGTTTCAAAaaccgcatttatctgaaatagaaatcttttgtaacataaatgtctttatcatcacttttgatcaatttaaaacgttcttgctaaataaatgtattaatttctataagccccccacctccccaaaaattacatttactccaagcttttaaatggtatagtgtataatgttacaaaagctttatttttttttagataaatgcagatttttccatctttctatccatcaaagaatcctaaaaaaatgtactcaactgtttgaaatattgatgataataataataataataataaaaaatgtttcttgaacagcaaatcagcgtattagaatgatttctgaaggattatgtgacactgaagactggagtaatgatgctgaaaatttagctttgatcacatgaataaattacattttaaaatatattcaaatagaaagcagttattttacatagtaaaaatatttcacagtattactgcttttactgtattttggatcaattaaaggcaggcttggtgagcaaaaaagactttgtttaaaaaaaaaacatttaaaatcctactgttcaaaaacttttgacaggtagtgtattaAAATGATCAGGTCATAATTATGCATCTATTGACTGGTATATGTGATCTGTGTTATTCAGAGGATGAAGAGAATGGGGCTCAAGCACTGTACCAGCTGCACTCTGAAGTCAGAGCACTGAAGGTATGTGTATATAGTTATGGTTTATAATTTCTCTTTAGTTTTAAATATGGGCTATATTTAACACAAAATCATGTGCAGCGACAAGTTCAAGATCAGGTGGCTACACATGATTCAACTGAGCTAAGGAACTTCATAAGAAGATGCTTAGTGCTGAAGCAGAGAACCACAGAAGACATTGACAGGCTGAAGAAACACTATGAAAAGTATGGCTACAGGCCACGAACAGCAAGGCAGGGAAAAACAGGtaaatgtttattaatgttaACTGCCTCTGCTGGACTTTTGTATTGGCTTTTGTATTTATTGTTTCTAGTTGATGATTAAAATAGAATTTAGGCTTCGCTACGATTCGTGTttaatggaaatgttttttttatgcgcTTACTATTCTAGAGATGAATGTTAGAAAAGAGTCTGAAGAGCAAACGGAGAGAGATTCCAAAATGCTGGATGGAGCAGAAGAAGATGAAGTGATTGCACAAGGCATTTGTGAAGAGGCTCAGCAGTCCGAGACACCGGAGGAGATACAACCACCCGTTGACCAGCTGCGCACCccaaagctctcagattttgGTTTGTCTGCACTCCAGATTCAAAGAGTGCTTGGTGAAACAGAGCCCCCCAGTTCTGCTCCTGCCCCAGCGGTGGCTCTGTCACCACCACCATTTGTCATGAACATGCATCCACCGCAGCCAAAGACACCTAAGTGCTCGCTCCGTATGGAGGAGGATGCTCCGACCCCACGATTAGAGGACTTTGGCATCTCTGAGTATACCATGTGCTGGAACAATGACTTTACCATGGATTTGTTCAACAAGAAACCACAAAAGACCAGCAGGTATGCTGCATACTATGTCTGGGTGTAAATATCACATCACAAGCATGCTGAATATGTCACTTTCCAAACGTGCTTTAAATTTTTAGGTCACAAAAATTTTGCAGCTTATGCAAAACAGCATTGTTAAATTTACATCTTTAGCAGTAAGAGACTTTACTATTGacattttgcacttttttttaaaagtgaaattaCAATAGTTACATCTCATTAATGTGATTTAGTGTGATGTAATCTAACAGATTTCTGCATGAAAATCTTCTAAACTCACCAagactgaatttatttgatcaaagatgcactaccagtcaaaagtttttgaacagtaagataatgtttttttaaagaagtctcttctgctctccaaacatgcatttatttgatccaaagtacagcaaaaacagtaaaatcgttttaattttagtaaaatgtttattatttaaaataactgctttcagtttgaatatattttaaaatgtaatttattcctgtgatttataaagctgattttttttttttttttacattatacacaataccattcaaaagcttggagtcagtataatttttgggaaagaaattatagaaattgatacttttatttagcaaggatgctttaaattgatcaaaggtgaagATAAaggcatgtataatgttacaaaagatttatatttcagataaatgctgttcttctgaactttctattcatcaaagaaacctgaaaaattctaatgctaaaaattcagcttttaaatcacaggaatacatttatttttaaatatatttaaatagaaaacagtcgttttaaatagtaaaaatatttcaaaattttactgttttggattaaataaatgcaggtgagcagaagagagttctttaaaaaacatttaaaatcttactgttcaaaaacttttgactggtagtgtatgtgaaaaccgtaatattgtgagtttattataattgattaatttattaaattagtacattgatgcaaagctgaattttacaccAGTTTTTTTCTTTAGTGTCACAATTCTTTAGTGAAATTTTTCtaaacagttgtgcagcttaatattttagTGGAAATAGTTTTTTCAAgcctctttgatgaatagaaaggtcaaaagaaaatcatttattttaaatagaaaacctttgaaccaaaaaaatgtattactataacttttgatcagtttactGCATTTTTGCTGATTGCTAgggttttttttgggggggacaTACTGTCATgtatgtatatttgtatatatgtatatacataataTGTCTGTGTCTTTCACAGTGAAAGGACAGAGAATGGTCAGAAACCCTCTCAAGTTTTCCCCACTTTGTCTTCTGTGGCTAACAAAGGTGTTGCCAACGGTAAATGTTTTCTTAATATTAGGAATAGTCATCAACCCGTATgtggtttttttaaataattgattcttACAATAATACCTGTAGTTCCTGTAATTCAATAAATATGTGGTTACATTTGTGTTAGCGTGTTACAAAAGaggcatgcttttttttttcttcacgtTTTGCCTTTTTGATTTGCTTTACATGTTTGTTTAAATATTTCAGAGAGTCTGGAATCCCCAGAGCCTCCTGTGTTTTGCACCCCAGGATTTAAGATCGAGAAACACCGCAACCCATCCTCTCCACCATTGAAAGGAACGAATTATCTTGATTCTCCTCCTCGCCCTAATAACTGCCCTTCTACACCAGAGCTCCCTGCATTTGAAACACCTTTTGTCAGCAAGCTAACTAAAAAGGTGTGATGTGCTCCTTAACTCATTACTTTAGTTACTAACACGTACATCAACCACAAGAGACTTGACTAGTAATACATTAAACAATAATCACATATAGTACCAGTCAATATGTGTAATGGTTTCACTAATTCACTGCGATTACTGTTTCAAAGGATGACAGGCAGGAAGAAAGCAATAGACACAGGGGATCACAGGAGGGCAGCTTTCGCCTACCAGATCTCTCAAACGCAAACAAAGCTCCTTCGTCCCCAGAGATGCCAAAAATGCTGCGTTATGAGGACGAGGCCATACCTGAGATGCCGACCCTGCAGTCCCTTTTTGGAAGTTCTCTTGCTTTTGTAAGTAATCATATCATTTAATAATTGAAATATTACTATACCTTAGAATAGATGCTAAACCTAATAAACAAATTGTTGTATAGTCTCATTTATAGAGATGCAATTGATGTTTGCCCTTTTCTTCAATTCTGAATAGAAAAATGCATCTGGTGATGCTTCTCAGATGAAGATTGGGGCAGATGTGTTAGACCTGAAGCAGACCCCTGTCCCAATGCATGAAAATGGCTATAACCAGGATTGGTGCCTTGCAACTCCTAAAGTCCGAGTGAAGTTTCCTGCAGAGCCACGCACACCAGAGATGCCTGATATAAGTTCAGTCACTCAAGATATTTTAAAAGTAAGTCACTATCTTGTAATGCTGAAAACGGCAATTCTGCAAAATGGActgtttattaaaaattataatctTCCTGTTTTAGCTTGTGGCTCAGTGCAAGTCTTAAGCACTCACTACTGGATCCGTGCTGCTGATCTGTGGCTTTCAAAAAGTGGAACCAAGAGGAGAATGGAAGATTGTAGTTAAAACAAAGTGATCCAATTGACTTCTTTTTGATTGTAAGTGCAAACACTTTAAGGAGGCTTTAAATAATCTAAAAATCTACCTAAtaaagaaaattatttaaaaaaaaaataatggcaTTGATGGTTATGAGTTTGAAAGATTTATACTAAATTAGGAAATTTACATTATTAAAACCTGTTAACCCGCATCGGGCGTGTTTAGGCGTCTCTACGTTATTAATTACCTttgttttagaaatatattcaatcAACTATCAAAAACTATATATCAGTTGAAAGCTAAAACACTCAAGATTCATGTTCTGAGCTTGTTTTCGAAATCAAAACACCAGAGAGGAAAGGGTTAACATAAATGCTGAAGGGTCACAGCCATGTAAACCTTAAAAGTAAACAGCACTACTTCCGTTTCATTGCCTATAGCTCCGATCAGCTTCGACTTATCTTAGAAACAACAGCACACATTTCAAGGTAAGGGTTCACTGTTCAAAATGCATCCCAGTTTTTAATCCAAAACAAAGAGTAAATGGGGTAAAAACCGAAAGATCATCCTTTGTTTACATGAGCGATTCGAGTTACGGTTATCGATAACGTCCATTTTCAAAGAAATATCGATTCTAATTCGTGTTCCAGCGTTGAAATGCCATACATTTCCCATAGAATAGACTCTTCCGAGTAAAATGAGTCCTCCCCCGTCTCTCTCAGTCAATCAGAGCCCAGTCCATGACGCAAAGTCTCCGGAGAGGTACTGACTGGCTCACCGGGGTGTCACTCATGCGGTCATAAATTTTGGCTGTTTCAAGCAAGCCAATGCATAGCCAGCAAAGTTTTGATGGATGGA contains:
- the ska3 gene encoding SKA complex subunit 3, producing the protein MNPSERFFAKLRKLTVYLETESNNLLHTIQNPPDEDEDEENGAQALYQLHSEVRALKRQVQDQVATHDSTELRNFIRRCLVLKQRTTEDIDRLKKHYEKYGYRPRTARQGKTEMNVRKESEEQTERDSKMLDGAEEDEVIAQGICEEAQQSETPEEIQPPVDQLRTPKLSDFGLSALQIQRVLGETEPPSSAPAPAVALSPPPFVMNMHPPQPKTPKCSLRMEEDAPTPRLEDFGISEYTMCWNNDFTMDLFNKKPQKTSSERTENGQKPSQVFPTLSSVANKGVANESLESPEPPVFCTPGFKIEKHRNPSSPPLKGTNYLDSPPRPNNCPSTPELPAFETPFVSKLTKKDDRQEESNRHRGSQEGSFRLPDLSNANKAPSSPEMPKMLRYEDEAIPEMPTLQSLFGSSLAFKNASGDASQMKIGADVLDLKQTPVPMHENGYNQDWCLATPKVRVKFPAEPRTPEMPDISSVTQDILKLVAQCKS